A window from Catalinimonas alkaloidigena encodes these proteins:
- a CDS encoding T9SS type A sorting domain-containing protein — translation MKKRYFPLLFLLLCYGTTHAQLTLTQDDHFQSGQLRTDVLLSSETFVLPDSGSQQLWDYSSLTGGMLSNTSILEPAQTPYAAQYPGTTYALAAGSSTGIFGVESFLADMDGYVYLSSTEAGIQADGVVLKRGGEALKFPFEPALVLFPTPLRYEDAGLDTAFISVSFDTTLTLPNTTLSFQGTVTIDSYIYTDWKALSEGLLATPLDIYETLLLRSIRTVYNEVSFTYDVFMVPTTLPISQYTSPADTSYSWLTNAEPFLVMTASPDSGTTELSYFVSNEVITDAPSLLATASVRAYPNPANQQLTLDAARLVSPPTYLHVYDMTGRLQHSYPMAQRQLTVDTRSYASGAYFYTLETRDGTHQRGRFVVTH, via the coding sequence ATGAAAAAACGCTACTTCCCTCTGCTGTTTCTGCTTCTGTGCTACGGCACCACCCACGCGCAACTTACGCTGACGCAAGACGATCACTTCCAGTCCGGCCAGCTTCGTACCGATGTGTTGTTGTCGAGCGAAACGTTCGTGTTGCCCGACAGCGGTAGCCAGCAGTTGTGGGATTACAGTTCGCTGACCGGCGGCATGCTGTCCAACACGTCGATTCTTGAGCCGGCCCAAACGCCCTACGCCGCACAATATCCGGGAACGACCTACGCCCTCGCGGCCGGTTCGAGCACCGGCATTTTTGGTGTGGAGAGTTTCCTGGCCGACATGGACGGCTACGTATACCTGTCAAGCACCGAAGCGGGCATTCAGGCCGATGGCGTCGTGCTGAAACGCGGTGGCGAAGCCCTGAAATTTCCGTTCGAACCGGCACTGGTGCTGTTCCCGACCCCGCTGCGCTACGAGGACGCCGGCCTCGACACGGCCTTTATTTCGGTTTCGTTCGACACGACGCTGACGCTCCCTAACACCACGCTTTCGTTCCAGGGTACGGTGACCATCGACAGTTACATTTATACGGATTGGAAAGCCCTCAGCGAAGGATTGCTGGCCACGCCCCTCGACATTTACGAAACGCTGCTGCTTCGCTCCATCCGGACGGTGTACAACGAGGTCTCGTTTACCTACGACGTGTTTATGGTGCCGACCACGCTGCCCATCTCTCAATACACCAGCCCGGCCGACACGTCCTATTCGTGGCTGACGAACGCCGAACCGTTTCTGGTGATGACGGCCAGTCCGGACTCCGGCACTACGGAGCTCTCGTATTTTGTCTCCAACGAAGTGATTACCGACGCTCCTTCTTTGCTTGCGACTGCCTCGGTGCGGGCGTATCCGAATCCTGCCAACCAGCAGCTAACGCTGGACGCTGCGCGGCTTGTTTCGCCTCCCACCTACCTCCACGTTTACGACATGACGGGACGTTTGCAACACTCCTACCCGATGGCGCAGCGTCAGCTGACGGTCGATACCCGTTCGTATGCCAGCGGTGCGTATTTCTACACCCTCGAAACCCGAGACGGCACACACCAGCGCGGCAGATTTGTGGTTACGCATTAA
- a CDS encoding LysR family transcriptional regulator, with the protein MHDFRLRVFYSVATHLNFTKAAGELFISQPAVTQHIKELEKQYELRLFERRGNRISLTPGGERLLEYAEEVLSLHRKLENDLQTQSQQRWRGALRIGASTTIAQYVLPAVMASFYDRHTDVNFSLLSANTTQIADALLKGRIDLGLVEGPVASRDLKQEWLLDDELVVVAASKSEWARQPRLTLAELPRLPWVMREEGSGTRSVVEQAFTDVGIAPEALQVVMSLGSTEAIKSFLAAGVGVSVLSRRCLRHELALGILQVLSIPQFQPHRSFSFLYLQGPTPTGLAGEFLRFTRRMLQQAD; encoded by the coding sequence ATGCACGATTTCCGTTTGCGCGTCTTCTACAGTGTCGCGACGCACCTGAACTTTACCAAGGCGGCGGGTGAGTTGTTCATCAGCCAGCCCGCCGTGACGCAGCACATCAAAGAACTGGAAAAGCAGTACGAACTGCGGCTCTTTGAGCGGCGGGGGAACCGGATTTCGCTGACGCCCGGCGGCGAACGCTTGCTGGAATACGCGGAAGAGGTGCTGTCGCTGCACCGCAAATTGGAAAACGACCTGCAAACCCAGTCCCAGCAGCGGTGGCGAGGGGCGCTGCGCATCGGGGCCAGTACCACGATTGCGCAGTACGTGCTCCCCGCCGTGATGGCCAGTTTTTACGACCGCCATACGGACGTCAACTTTTCGTTGTTGAGTGCGAACACGACGCAGATTGCGGACGCGCTGCTGAAAGGACGCATCGACCTGGGGCTGGTGGAAGGACCGGTGGCCAGCCGCGACCTGAAACAGGAATGGCTGCTGGACGATGAACTGGTGGTGGTGGCGGCCAGCAAGAGCGAGTGGGCCCGTCAGCCCCGCCTGACGCTGGCCGAACTGCCCCGGTTGCCGTGGGTGATGCGCGAAGAAGGGTCCGGCACCCGTTCGGTGGTGGAACAGGCGTTTACCGACGTCGGCATTGCGCCCGAGGCGCTGCAGGTGGTGATGTCGCTCGGCAGCACCGAAGCCATCAAATCGTTTTTAGCGGCCGGGGTGGGGGTCAGTGTCCTCTCCCGCCGATGCTTGCGGCACGAGCTGGCGCTTGGCATTTTGCAGGTGTTGTCCATCCCGCAGTTTCAGCCGCACCGTTCGTTCAGCTTTTTGTACCTGCAAGGCCCGACGCCGACCGGATTGGCCGGCGAATTTCTGCGATTCACACGACGAATGCTGCAACAAGCAGATTAA
- a CDS encoding YeiH family protein: METSENYPLPHRLTTWHRRLQGLLERSVTYREIIFVLALAVCLLPEITPPLALVLGLIVAQLIGHPFLHLNHKATRWLLQGSVVGLGFGMHAGSALAAGKMGITFTVISILGTLVVGIALGKLLRLDRITAYLIAGGTAICGGSAIAALSPVLNAKEQQISVALGTIFLLNSVALFLFPWVGHLLDLSQTQFGLWAALAIHDTSSVVGAAGHYGPQALELATTVKLARALWIIPVALVTSLLFKTRGANVTIPYFIGGFVVAMVLNTYVPMLRPVGAVVVPLAHTGLTLTLFLIGAGLSRQALRAVGFRPLVQGVLLWGLISVAALALVLQWHG, encoded by the coding sequence ATGGAAACATCCGAAAACTATCCGTTGCCCCACCGCCTGACGACCTGGCACCGTCGCCTGCAAGGCTTGCTGGAACGGAGCGTCACTTACCGAGAAATTATCTTTGTACTAGCGTTAGCGGTGTGTCTGTTGCCCGAAATCACGCCCCCCCTGGCCTTGGTACTGGGCCTGATTGTCGCGCAACTTATCGGTCACCCGTTCCTACACCTCAACCACAAGGCAACCCGCTGGCTGTTGCAAGGTTCGGTGGTGGGATTGGGGTTCGGCATGCATGCCGGCAGCGCGTTGGCCGCCGGAAAAATGGGCATCACGTTTACGGTCATTTCCATTCTGGGCACGCTTGTGGTCGGCATAGCGCTTGGAAAGCTGTTGCGTCTCGACCGGATTACGGCCTACCTGATTGCGGGCGGTACGGCCATCTGTGGGGGCAGTGCCATTGCTGCGCTCTCGCCCGTCCTCAACGCGAAGGAGCAGCAAATCTCCGTGGCGCTGGGCACGATCTTCCTCCTCAACTCTGTCGCGCTGTTTCTTTTCCCCTGGGTTGGGCACCTACTTGACTTATCGCAGACGCAGTTTGGCCTCTGGGCGGCGCTGGCCATTCACGACACCAGTTCGGTGGTGGGCGCCGCCGGGCACTACGGCCCTCAGGCGCTCGAACTCGCCACCACGGTGAAACTGGCGCGGGCGCTCTGGATCATTCCGGTGGCGTTGGTTACTTCACTCCTGTTCAAAACCCGCGGCGCCAACGTCACGATTCCGTACTTCATCGGTGGGTTTGTCGTGGCCATGGTCCTGAACACCTACGTACCGATGCTACGGCCGGTCGGAGCGGTGGTGGTACCCCTGGCGCACACCGGACTGACATTGACACTCTTTCTGATCGGCGCGGGCCTCTCGCGTCAGGCCTTGCGGGCGGTAGGCTTCCGGCCATTGGTGCAAGGCGTGCTGCTGTGGGGGCTGATCTCGGTAGCGGCTCTGGCCCTGGTCTTGCAGTGGCACGGATAG
- a CDS encoding MBL fold metallo-hydrolase, with amino-acid sequence MKITFLGTGTSQGVPVIGCDCEVCRSLDFRDKRLRTSVHLAVGGKSLVIDTGPDFRQQMLRERIKSLDAVLFTHEHRDHTAGLDDVRPFNFMQGRDMPLYGRRSVLNQLTQDFAYAFSENPYPGVPRLRLHEIDHAPFEVEGIAVTPIEVFHHKLPVFGFRLGDFTYITDASEIAEAEKEKIRGSRVLVINALQEEPHISHFTLQEAIALMEELAPEQGYFTHISHRLGLYREVAPRLPAFVELAYDGLVVEL; translated from the coding sequence TTGAAGATAACGTTTCTCGGTACAGGGACCTCCCAGGGGGTGCCTGTGATTGGCTGCGACTGTGAGGTGTGTCGCTCGCTCGATTTTCGTGACAAGCGGCTGCGTACGTCCGTGCACCTGGCGGTCGGCGGCAAGAGTCTGGTCATCGACACGGGCCCCGACTTCCGGCAGCAGATGTTGCGTGAGCGGATCAAATCGCTCGATGCCGTCCTGTTTACCCACGAGCACCGCGACCATACGGCCGGTCTCGACGACGTGCGTCCGTTCAATTTCATGCAGGGCCGCGACATGCCCCTTTACGGCCGTCGTTCGGTGTTGAACCAGCTCACGCAGGATTTTGCCTACGCCTTTAGCGAAAATCCGTATCCGGGGGTGCCGCGTTTGCGGCTCCACGAAATCGACCACGCGCCGTTCGAGGTCGAAGGCATTGCCGTGACGCCCATCGAGGTGTTCCACCACAAGTTGCCGGTGTTCGGATTCCGCCTCGGCGACTTTACCTACATCACCGACGCCAGCGAAATCGCCGAGGCCGAAAAGGAAAAGATCCGGGGCTCGCGGGTGCTGGTAATCAATGCGTTGCAGGAAGAGCCCCACATTTCGCACTTTACGTTGCAGGAAGCCATCGCGCTGATGGAAGAGCTTGCTCCCGAACAGGGCTACTTCACCCACATCAGCCACCGCCTCGGCCTCTACCGTGAGGTCGCACCGCGTCTGCCCGCCTTCGTCGAACTCGCCTACGATGGCCTGGTGGTGGAGCTTTGA
- a CDS encoding DUF6249 domain-containing protein: MNIAYEYLPFILLTVFVIVLITCIFLAFYFYHRAKAKERLVLLEKGVDMNLYLNDRRPFTFPWLRAGIVTIGLSVGFGLQAILIRMDVIDEPPYLFVLFACVGASMIVAHYVDREKNHS, encoded by the coding sequence ATGAATATTGCCTACGAGTATCTTCCCTTCATTCTGTTAACCGTCTTCGTCATAGTCCTCATTACTTGCATTTTCTTGGCTTTTTATTTCTATCATCGCGCTAAAGCGAAGGAGCGGCTTGTCCTCTTGGAGAAAGGTGTCGACATGAACTTGTATTTGAATGACAGGCGACCTTTCACGTTTCCTTGGCTTCGTGCCGGCATTGTAACCATCGGGCTGAGCGTAGGTTTTGGGCTACAGGCAATCTTAATCCGCATGGATGTGATTGATGAACCCCCTTACCTGTTTGTCTTGTTTGCCTGTGTCGGGGCTTCCATGATTGTGGCCCATTATGTGGATAGAGAGAAAAACCATAGCTGA
- a CDS encoding NFACT RNA binding domain-containing protein: protein MLFNYHFLRHLTPALETKLVGWELLTAFSQSKDELVLGFGRPGEDFYLRADLSPKAYHLAFQDEFHRARRNSVDLFPEAIGRTVERVVQQQNERSFFLQLSGGVRLLFQLFGSRSNVLLVGAAGEVIDQFHRSHPVERVQVEDRAIDQSHAAFEASGGNLKTLYPTFGPLVRQSLEARGYAEASLEQKWALVQEVLAQLDASDFYVVRTDDQQIHLSLLETGEVLVHTTDPLEAANRYARYFTQEYYLEREKNAALATLERERKRAENYIEKTSAKLEELERESRYEEWGHILMANLHQIPERSREVTLYDFYHDRDLTLRLNPDLSPQKNAERFYRKAKNQQKELNQLRQNLDAKWERLSELESGIEHVKTLDQLKPLRKFLKDKGLTQEEQQQEESLPYKAFVYGGFQIWVGKHAKSNDELTQRHSYKEDLWLHARDVSGSHVLLKYQAGKPFPPPVIQKAAELAAWYSKRKTDSLCPVIYTPKKWVRKVKGAPPGQVIVEKESVLMVTPQPFEDK, encoded by the coding sequence TTGCTGTTCAATTACCACTTTTTGCGCCACCTGACGCCTGCACTGGAAACAAAGCTGGTGGGGTGGGAGCTGCTGACGGCCTTCAGTCAGTCGAAAGACGAGCTGGTGCTGGGCTTCGGGCGACCCGGTGAGGATTTTTACCTCCGGGCCGATCTGTCGCCGAAGGCGTATCATCTGGCCTTTCAGGACGAATTTCACCGGGCGCGGCGCAACTCTGTCGACCTGTTTCCAGAGGCCATCGGCCGGACGGTAGAGCGCGTGGTGCAACAACAGAACGAACGCAGTTTTTTTCTGCAATTGAGCGGGGGCGTGCGGCTGCTGTTTCAACTGTTCGGTAGCCGCAGCAACGTGCTGCTGGTGGGGGCAGCGGGCGAGGTGATCGATCAGTTTCACCGCAGCCATCCGGTTGAGCGGGTGCAGGTGGAGGACCGGGCGATCGACCAGAGCCATGCTGCGTTTGAGGCCAGCGGCGGGAACCTGAAAACGCTGTATCCGACGTTTGGGCCGCTGGTGCGGCAGTCGCTGGAGGCGCGTGGTTATGCGGAAGCTTCGCTCGAACAGAAGTGGGCGCTGGTGCAGGAAGTGCTGGCGCAACTCGATGCGTCCGATTTCTACGTGGTGCGGACGGACGATCAGCAGATCCACCTTTCGCTGCTGGAGACGGGCGAGGTGCTAGTGCATACGACCGATCCGCTGGAAGCCGCCAACCGTTACGCCCGTTACTTTACGCAGGAATATTACCTGGAACGGGAGAAAAACGCGGCGCTGGCCACGCTGGAGCGCGAACGCAAGCGGGCGGAGAATTACATCGAAAAGACCTCGGCTAAGTTAGAAGAACTGGAACGGGAAAGCCGCTACGAAGAGTGGGGGCACATCCTGATGGCGAACCTCCACCAGATTCCGGAGCGGAGTCGTGAGGTGACGCTCTACGACTTTTATCACGACCGCGACCTGACGCTCCGGCTCAATCCGGACCTGTCGCCGCAGAAAAACGCCGAGCGCTTTTACCGCAAAGCCAAGAACCAGCAGAAAGAGCTAAACCAACTGCGGCAGAACCTGGATGCCAAGTGGGAGCGCCTCTCGGAGCTGGAAAGCGGAATCGAGCACGTGAAAACGCTCGACCAGCTAAAGCCGTTGCGCAAGTTTCTGAAGGACAAGGGCCTGACGCAGGAGGAACAGCAACAGGAAGAATCGCTGCCCTACAAAGCGTTTGTGTACGGTGGGTTTCAGATCTGGGTGGGGAAACACGCCAAAAGCAACGACGAACTCACCCAGCGGCACAGCTACAAAGAAGACCTCTGGCTCCACGCCCGCGATGTGTCGGGCTCGCACGTTCTGTTGAAATACCAGGCCGGAAAGCCTTTTCCGCCCCCTGTGATTCAGAAGGCTGCCGAACTGGCTGCCTGGTACTCCAAACGCAAAACCGACTCGCTTTGCCCGGTCATCTATACCCCCAAAAAGTGGGTGCGGAAGGTGAAAGGCGCGCCACCGGGACAGGTCATCGTCGAGAAAGAGAGCGTCCTGATGGTTACGCCTCAGCCGTTCGAGGACAAGTAA
- a CDS encoding T9SS type A sorting domain-containing protein, which translates to MRSTVITEWEADAWGTVMLPGDQMYNTLRLQSIQTSFDSIFVMIFGEEVLMSAEESGPDTSYYWLTNGTPHLVMAASLYSESDTVSVSFFMSSTEIVTDAKTLLNRAPVRAYPNPTRDQITFEAEKATGAPLQLQVFDATGRLQETHELTERSFTLPTRHYASGTYFYALTDRDGTARRGKFVVTR; encoded by the coding sequence ATGCGCTCAACCGTCATAACCGAGTGGGAAGCTGATGCTTGGGGCACGGTGATGCTACCTGGCGATCAGATGTACAACACCCTCCGGCTGCAATCCATTCAGACGTCGTTCGACTCAATTTTCGTCATGATTTTCGGCGAGGAAGTTTTAATGTCGGCAGAAGAGTCCGGCCCCGATACTTCCTATTATTGGCTTACGAATGGAACACCTCACTTGGTGATGGCAGCGTCACTTTACTCCGAGAGCGATACAGTTAGCGTTTCGTTCTTCATGTCGAGTACAGAAATTGTTACCGATGCGAAAACGCTGCTGAACCGGGCACCCGTCCGGGCGTATCCGAACCCTACGCGCGATCAGATCACGTTCGAGGCCGAGAAAGCGACCGGAGCGCCCCTTCAACTCCAGGTGTTCGACGCCACCGGCCGGTTGCAGGAAACACACGAACTGACCGAACGGTCGTTCACCTTACCGACGCGCCACTACGCCAGCGGCACGTATTTCTACGCCCTGACCGATCGGGACGGCACCGCCCGGCGCGGCAAGTTTGTCGTGACGCGCTGA
- a CDS encoding response regulator: protein MSKTKKVLIGEDSSVIQNLTRKILQFQNYEIFSAKNGKQVLDKITSEHYDVLLLDINMPIMDGMECARQIRSLDDQNKANIPIVAITGNARNYTEEDFTAAGINDYLLKPLDFDKLVEVVNRLTN from the coding sequence ATGAGTAAAACCAAAAAAGTGCTTATTGGTGAGGATAGTTCGGTCATTCAGAATCTGACCAGAAAGATCCTTCAGTTTCAGAATTACGAAATCTTCTCCGCGAAAAACGGAAAGCAGGTGCTCGATAAAATCACTTCCGAACATTACGACGTGTTGCTGCTCGACATCAACATGCCCATCATGGACGGTATGGAATGTGCGCGTCAGATTCGCTCGTTAGACGACCAGAACAAAGCCAACATTCCGATTGTGGCCATTACCGGCAACGCCCGCAACTATACCGAAGAAGATTTCACAGCCGCCGGGATTAACGACTACTTATTGAAACCGCTCGATTTCGACAAGCTGGTCGAAGTAGTAAACCGCCTGACGAACTGA